A window from Sulfitobacter sp. OXR-159 encodes these proteins:
- a CDS encoding glycosyl transferase family protein, translated as MSLSAHVRTLGRGPGRSRSLTLEEAFDAMSSMLRGDADAEAVGALLMLLRMKGETAPEIAGFAAAAQAHMPALPPVDLDWPSYAAGRTRGAPWFLLSAKEVAQAGHRVLLHGWNGVDAQVRDGLAVAGIGVGDCADEIARLLDRDGIAYLPLERAHPALFRLLDLRRVFGLRSCVNTVCRMLNPGAASASVQGVFHPSYRLLQADAAALLGLNGLTVIKGGGGEFERHPSKEIAAFGLRQGRSWEATFPALCDETRRLSSDTARTWAHQTPTAFEAEIITGTKALALDTLGIPDTAEQAA; from the coding sequence ATGAGCTTGTCAGCCCATGTTCGCACGCTGGGGCGCGGGCCCGGGCGGTCACGGTCCTTAACGCTGGAGGAAGCCTTCGATGCCATGTCCTCCATGTTGCGGGGGGATGCAGATGCCGAGGCCGTGGGCGCGCTTTTGATGCTTTTGCGTATGAAAGGCGAAACTGCGCCAGAGATTGCCGGGTTTGCCGCCGCGGCGCAGGCGCATATGCCCGCCTTGCCGCCCGTCGATCTGGATTGGCCCAGCTATGCCGCCGGCCGCACACGCGGTGCGCCGTGGTTCCTGCTGTCGGCGAAGGAGGTCGCGCAGGCGGGCCACCGCGTCTTGTTGCATGGCTGGAATGGCGTGGATGCGCAGGTGCGGGACGGCTTAGCCGTTGCGGGGATCGGGGTTGGAGACTGCGCTGATGAAATTGCACGCCTGCTTGATCGCGACGGTATCGCCTATCTGCCGCTGGAACGTGCACATCCCGCTCTTTTCCGGCTGCTGGATTTGCGGCGGGTTTTTGGATTGCGGTCCTGCGTCAACACCGTCTGCCGCATGCTGAACCCGGGCGCTGCGTCGGCCAGTGTGCAGGGTGTGTTTCACCCGTCCTATCGCCTCTTGCAGGCCGACGCGGCAGCGCTTTTGGGGCTGAATGGCCTGACCGTGATCAAGGGTGGCGGCGGGGAGTTCGAACGCCACCCTTCAAAAGAGATCGCGGCCTTCGGATTGCGGCAGGGGCGTAGCTGGGAAGCGACCTTTCCCGCGCTTTGTGATGAAACCCGCCGTCTGTCTTCCGATACAGCCCGGACGTGGGCGCACCAAACGCCGACCGCATTCGAGGCTGAGATCATCACCGGCACCAAAGCACTTGCGCTTGATACGCTGGGTATTCCCGACACCGCCGAGCAGGCCGCCTGA